The following DNA comes from Actinomycetota bacterium.
CGGCCAGATGTCCCGGGTGGAGTCCATGGAGATCGCGATCCGGCGCGCCGGGGACCGCGCGAAGGGCTCCGTGGCGGCGTCCGATGCCCTGTTCCCCTTTGGCGACTCGGTGGAGACGGCGGCCGCGGCGGGAGTCACCGCGATCATCCAGCCTGGCGGAGCCGTGCGCGACGAGGAGTCGATCGCCGCCGCGGACGCGGCCGACGTGGCGATGGTGTTCACGGGAGTCCGTCACTTTCTGCACTGACGTACTTCCCGAGGACTTCGTGGGCGACTCTGCTGATCACCGGGCGCGCCGGCGCCGGGACCGCCGCGATCTGCGACCATATGGCCAGGTTCAACTACGGAAGGGATACATACCGTGAAGCCGCCTGAGACGACTCTCGGACTGCAGGGAATCGACCATCTCGAGTTCTGGGTGGGCAACGCCCGCGCGTGCGCCGGTTTTCTGGCCTCGCACTTCGGGTTCGACCTCGCCGCCTACTGCGGGCCCGAGACGGGCGTTCGGGACCGCGCTTCGTACCTGCTCGAGCAGGGAGAGATCAGGTTCGTGTTCACGGGCGCCATGGCCCCCGAGTCGGAGATTGCCGAGCACGTCAGGCTGCACGGCGACGGCGTGCGAGACGTAGCCTTCCTGGTCACCGATGCGGAGGCCGCATTCCGCGGCGCCTTGGAGCGGGGCGCGACGGCGGCCCGGGAACCCGAGGTGATCGAAGACGACACCGGCAAGATCGTCCGGGCCTCCATATGCGCCTACGGCGACACCCGCCACACCTTCGTCGAGCGCTCCGCCTACTCCGGCCGGTTCCTCCCCGGGTTCGGGGAGCCGCGGCACACGCGGCCCTGCGGTCCGGATGTGGGGCTCAAGCACGTCGATCATGTCGTCGCCAACGTCCAGGACATGAAGCCGTGGGTGGCCTTCTACGAAAAGGTGCTGGGCTTCGGCGAGATGACCAAGTTCACAGACGACGACATATCCACGGAGTACTCGGCTCTCATGTCCACGGTCGTGGAGGGCGGCGGGGGCAAGATCGTCCTG
Coding sequences within:
- the hppD gene encoding 4-hydroxyphenylpyruvate dioxygenase, coding for MKPPETTLGLQGIDHLEFWVGNARACAGFLASHFGFDLAAYCGPETGVRDRASYLLEQGEIRFVFTGAMAPESEIAEHVRLHGDGVRDVAFLVTDAEAAFRGALERGATAAREPEVIEDDTGKIVRASICAYGDTRHTFVERSAYSGRFLPGFGEPRHTRPCGPDVGLKHVDHVVANVQDMKPWVAFYEKVLGFGEMTKFTDDDISTEYSALMSTVVEGGGGKIVLPINEPATGKRKSQIEEYLDFYRGPGVQHIAMRTEDIVKAVSALRERGVRFLRIPDTYYADVTERLSDLDLDWRTLQDLGILVDRDHDGYLLQIFTENVMDRPTVFFEIIQREGSRGFGAGNFKALFVALEREQESRGNL